A stretch of DNA from Methylosinus sp. LW4:
GTCTCGACGACAGTCTCGCACGGCTTCGCACAGGCTGTGGATGATCTATCTTTTCCGCGCCGGCTGCGCTAATTCCTGCGGTCTCGCGCCGGCGCCCGAAATGGCGGCCCGGCGCGCGCATTCTTGTACTCAGCCCCTGTCCGCCCGCGGATTTCCGCCCTTGAGCCACTCGACGCCAGACGATCCCGACATTCGCCGCAAGCGCATAAAAATTCGCGCCTGGCGCCGCGGCATGCGCGAGATGGACATATTGATGGGCCGTTTCGTCGACGCCACGGTCGATTCTCTGCCCGAGGCCGAGCTCGACGATCTCGAAGCGCTGCTGGACGCCGAGGATGACGTGGTCTTCCGCTGGCTGTCGCGCGCCGAGCCGGTTCCCCCGCGCTATGACACGCCCCTCTTCCGCCGGATCGCGGCTTTCCACACGCATGAGAAGCCGATCGATCTTTGAGAGCATGCTCCGCGAGAACATGCGAATTCGAACAGACATAAAAAGTCCGACCTTCCGATGACCGATCTCAAATCCGCGGTCGCCCGCCTGGAAAAAGGCGACAAGCTCCGCTTCGTGAATGTCCCGGACGGTTTCGACGCTTTCGTCGCCGCCGATCTCACCCGCGCGCTGGCCCGCGTCGCGGAAGGGCGGCCGGCCGTCTTCGTCCATGTGGCGCGCGACGCGCAGCGCTCGGCGGCCTTTCGCGAGGCGCTCCGATTCGCCGCGCCGGAAGTGGAGGCGCTGGATTTTCCCGGCTGGGATTGCCAGCCCTATGATCGCGTCTCGCCCAACGCCGCTATATCCGCCCGCCGCATGACGGCGCTGGCGCGCCTCGCCCGCTCCAAATCCTCGGCAGAGCGGCCCCGCGTCGTCATGACCACGGTGGATTGCCTGCTGCAGCGCGTGCCGCCGCTGGAAAATGTCGCCGCCGACACTTTTTCCGCCGCGCCCGGCAATGTGGTGCGTCTCGACGAGCTGGCGCTGTGGCTGGAGACCAACGGCTTTCTGCGCTCCTCCACCGTGCGCGAGACCGGCGAATACGCCCAGCGCGGCGGCATCGTCGATCTCTACGCGCCGGGAATGCCGGGGCCGATCCGCCTCGATTTCTTCGGCGACACGCTCGAATCGATTCGCAGCTTCGATCCCGAGAGCCAGCGCACCACCGGGCAATTGCGCTCGCTCGATCTCGTGCCGATGAGCGAATTGCGGCTCACCAGCGACACGATGCGGCGCTTTCGCCAAGCCTACACGACGCGCTTCGGCGGCCAGACGCGCGGCGACGCTCTCTATGAGGCGATCAGCGAGGGCCGCCGCCATCAGGGCGCAGAACATTGGCTGCCGCTGTTCTATGCGCGCATGGGCAGCGTCTTCGATTATGTGGGCGAGGCGCCGCTGCTGCTCGATCCGCTGGTGGAGGAGGCCGCCGGCGAGCGGCTGACGCAGATCGCCGATTATTACGACGCCCGCAAATTCGCCTATGACGCCGCGCCGGCCGATTCCAATTACAAGCCGTTGCCGCCGGACCAGCTCTATCTCACCATAGAAGAATGGCGCGGCAAGCTCGAGGGGCGCAGCCTCGCGACCTTCTCGCCCTT
This window harbors:
- a CDS encoding FAD assembly factor SdhE: MSHSTPDDPDIRRKRIKIRAWRRGMREMDILMGRFVDATVDSLPEAELDDLEALLDAEDDVVFRWLSRAEPVPPRYDTPLFRRIAAFHTHEKPIDL